The window AGGGGGCCGTGAGACACGCAATAAAGgtgagagaaacgcgcgacagACAGggccaaagagagaagaatctACTGGCACTTGCATTTGTAGGAGCCAGTAAGTGTATTTAGGGATGTGATGTGCCTCAAAAGGACATGGTAGACATGAAAAAAGTTGTCGGAAAACTTGCAACCCCgcgcgaaagaaaacagtCTGTGCTCTGCATTGACTTCGGCGTAGTGCTTTTGTGCGTAAAAAACTCACGTAGATATCTGAAGTGTGCTTCTTGACACATTTATTCGTGCATCTGAACAGGGGCGCGCTTCCTTCCACAGTCTTCCTTGTGTATATCCACTCGGCTCCGGAAGATTCGAGACCCGGTGCGCTGGACCGGCTGATCGGAGGGGAGGGAATGCTTTTCAGGATACGTGGAAGTACATTCATGGGCCCAACTCTCCGGAAGTGGTGTTGTCGTGTGCACTTTTCCGGTATGTAGCCACACATTTTCGCAGAAAAGTGCTTGTCCCGTTTGTGCAGTCGTACAACAACCAGGATTGGCTACATAGCCGTTCTGCCCGTGAAGTACGGATCTTATGCGAATATGTGGAGGTCGAAGATCGCCTCCGCATGCAAAAAGTCCTCGGCACGTTTCTGCTGTTCGGATCGGCACGTTCACGGAGTCCCGAACAATGGAAGAAACAAATGGAAAATGCGCAGGAGCGCTTGAAGGACCCGTCGACTGCTGCACAAGCAGAAGCAGACATTCAAAAGTTGAAGAGGATAGAGTGGATGTGTGCTTACTGGGAAAAAATCAAAAACCTCTCAGGCATGCTGATGAAGTGGATACAGACTGAGGAGGCAAGACAGGTAAGCCAGTGAAGAGAGCGTGTCGCCGCCTGCCACTGTACAGAGGACGCGCAGGATCGAGACCGTACCCTGGGACGCCGAGCAAGAAAGGTGTTTTGCACGTCTTCTCTGAAGCTTACATCGCAGCAGGGATGCCCCGTGTCTTATTCGGAGGTGCTGGATTCGtgaagaaaacgccgagGGAAGAATGCCTCCGTCGCGATGGGCGGGCCGACTCCCCCCCGTCTGTTTATCTGCCGTCACTGCGTGTCTTTCCGTGTCCACTTTTTTTCGTGCAGGCAGtagcgcgtcttcttcgcgaaaTCCCAGCTCCCGTCGGAGGAAGCGGGCATCAGTATACCGCAGGGGATGTCGCATCGGTAACTGACCTGTCTGAGCCGTGTCCTGTGGCAATCTGTACGGGTGGCGGACCGGGAATGATGGAGGCCGGAAACTGTGGAGCGGCTTCTGTGGCAGGTGGCCGGAGCATGGGAATGGGCATTTCGCTTCCGTTTGAAGCAGGGTTGAACCCCTTCGTAGATGACGGTCTTGCCTTTGAATTCCACTATTTCTTCACGCGCAAGTTCTGGATGGTCTACACCGCTCTCGGCGTCATTGTCGCTCCAGGAGGTGTAGGTACACTCGACGAGCTCATGGAGGTCTTGACGCTCAAGCAAAGTGGCAAAATGAAGAGAGACATTCCCATCGTTCTCTTTGGAAAGAAATTCTGGAAAGTAAGCAACTGGGAGATGAAACGGAATGCGTGTCACTTGATCCAGACGGTTCTAGGCTCCCGTGAAATATGCCTTTGAACCCAACAGATTTGCGCGGGATGCGTCATCGGACATGCAAAAGCACGCCCCCTATTATGTAGGTGAAACATCAGACGTTTCCCACCGGAATTCATCAACCACTGCAAATACGCGAATCACGGGCTGTGTGTTTCACTGAGGGAAGCTCGGGTTTTTTTCTGACACACAGTGGCCATTGCCGCAGTGCGTACTTGAATGTCGACGTGTCTCTTGAAgtggaggagaaaggcgggtTAGGTTCGCTTGGCAACGTGGTGTATTCACAGTTTCCCGTGCGACGCTTCTTGCCTTCGTAGGACGTCGTCTGCTTCGAGAAGCTGGTGGAGTACGGCGTCGTGGCTGAGAAAGACCGCGACCAACTGTTCTACACGGACGACGAAACAGAGGCATTTGAGTACCTGAAGCAGTTTCTGCTCACCGACAAACTCGTTCTTGGAGACCATTATGTCCACAAATCTCTCAGACACGCTGCCGCAGGAAGCCGTGCGACGACATCTCAGGGCGCATCGCCCGCAGCTGCCACTCAAAGGAGGGGTGCCGACTACACAGAAGCAATTTAAACGACCGAGTGAAGGCAGGTGCAATTTGAGGGTCCCCAGTCGGAGTGTGAAATGGTAACGCCGTCCCGTTCTCCAGAATCGCTTGCAGATGTGAAGGGTAAAAATGAAGGTTTCACTCTCCAGATCACTGGTGAGGTGCTCCTTTCAACAGGTTTAGCCCGTTGGGGCACATCGACGGTGTATATACGGAGGCATTCGCGGACGAATGAGAGTGGCAAGAGTCCGATTCCGGAAAACCCTTTATTTTGATAAAGCACGTGCACGTATgtatgtctgtgtgtgtgtatatatatatgcggagGCGTTGTCTGCGTTTCGCCAGTTCATGACATAAGCGGAGTGGAGAAGACAAACGTGCAAGGAAGTGATGAAAACGGATCGCCAGATGTTCTGTTTGCCGTCTCCCGGGCAACACGCTTTGTCTGGGAtctcgtctcctgtcctttATGCCTTTcatgtacctatatatatatattacatGCGTTGTGCGTACAAAATTGAAAAAAAATGTACATAACATTAATGTTGTATACTTCCACATAATTATGTTGCATAGTTGTGTGTAACAAAGCAAGTGTGCGGTCTGTGTCTACGTAAGACTTCCGACTTGTGGACTATGACCGCCCTGCCTACAAGCGGTCACAGTATGTGATTCATGGGAacccgcgcatgcaaaaacacAACGCCGTGACCCGACACACAAGCAGACAGGCAgcttcctgtttcttgcAAACGAACACAAACCCCTTTATTTTCGATAGTTACTTGCGGGTGCGGAACTCTGCAAAAATATTTCGGAATGTGGAATGCTCGATTATTTCCGTGCAAATATGCACTTCAGGGAATAGCGAAAACGAGGATCGCTACAGTTCACAAGTGTATTCTGCGCTGTTTGCCCTCGTCACGCGACAGGATCTGATTGCACCTACAGGGGATAATATAGATGCCAGCACCTATCTGTGCACATGGTGGACTTCCACATACTCCCCGTTCTCTACCGTGTTTCTACAACCCACCATACCCACATTTTTGTACATTACAGATGCTGATAGGAGGTACATAAAACATTTTGCTGAGTGCAGGAATCCAAAAAAGCGCCCTGTCGGGGTCCTGGATCGGAATCCAGCGAGTTGTATCTGGGCATTTCCGTGGAGCATTGCTGGCCAAACCACGACTGCGGAACAATGCCACCTGTTGAACAAAAGTTTTTTGGCATCGTTTTCGCCAAGCGCAACTGTCTTCGTACCCGGTCAACAGGCTACGCACACACACCAAAAACCGCTGCACGGCGGCTCATcaaatgcatgcgtgtccAATTGCCATGCACAAATCTATCCACATTTACACGCCAGTGTCTACGTGTGCACTTGCACGTGAATATGGGTTTCGCAAAGCTCGCCAGTGATCGCCGCTGGCGGCTCTGTGTGTGAAGTGACCGACAGGGCGAGGCTTCCTCGGCTGTCCGTCTCCCGGTTCTCCTCACACAAAGCCCGTAGCAAATGCATTGTCGATTCCACCCGGTGTTTTTAGATCAGCATCATTTCAATGATGTTCTTGAGCTCTGCAATCTGCGGATTCAGAGCGGAACCTTCTTTGTTGGTGATTGAGCACGAAATGACAGGGCGAGACACCCCGCATGCGCGCCCGAGAGCAACTTTGCTCCTGACAAAGACATACGGAACGTTCTGCaagaacacacacacatacaacACATTCACGTGTTTTGGTGTCAGGTCGAAACGGATGCGAAGGTCAGCAACAGCGCCCAAACGCATGGCTCCAGTGGCTGCCTTCGAgcttcctcccttttcaCAACGTGCATCAAACCGAagttctgcttcgtcttcacAGAGCTGAATAAATTGAGAAAAATGGGAGACGCGTGACGCGAAAAACGATTTCTGAATGCCTACCTGTGCCGTAATACCCAGGACAGTTTTGATTGCGTACCTTGTCTTCACAGAGCAGCGGAAGGTGCAGCAGAATTTCCAGAGGCTCCGCATCTGCCGCAAGGATGACGATCTCAGCGGTTCCTCTGTTCAGAGTCTTGGTTGCTGAGAAAAGAAACCAGATACACGGGGACACAACAGCCCATACCACGTTGCGGAACGAACATACAAACGCGAGGATGGCGGAGAACAACAGGGGAGAGATGCACGAGAAGACCAAAGGAGGGAAGACATCTTGGGCACAGTATTCTCTGcatctgcctctcgctgcgcgcGCTCGGCCcacaggagaagaaaggcaaggcAGAGCCTTTTAGTCGAAGCAAGGAAGGAAAGCATTCGCCCTGTCGGTTGAAAAGGCACCTGTTAACGCATTTCTTTTCGTGCAGTGGGCGGCTCATGGAGACCATGCAAGGAGTTGAAATGCAAACACAGAACCCTCGCGTAGCAACAACCCCGGCGTTCTCAGCCTCTGCGAAGACAGCAGTGATCTCGTCGTCCTCACCTTCATTAGCACCCTTCCTAAGCTGCTTGTAGCTGCAGGCCTGCTGCACGATATCCAAAATCTGGTTTGTCACctcgagcgaggcgagcggaTACGCTTTCGAGCTCACGTCGCCGTCGTTCTCTGCCGACATCTTCGTGATGAGGAGCGCGATACACTTTTCCCGAAATCTTCACCGTGGAAAGGACCAGAGTCTCGAGCAGATCAGTTACTTGCCAATTCctgaaaacgagaaaaagccACCTCCGCTGCAAACACGCTGGGTCAGTCGAGGCCGCCGGCAATCGACACATGCACGGCAGAACCTAGAGCGATATTGCCTCGAAAGCTGCAGGCACCCCGGAAAACGCCCCGAAAACGACAAATCTAAAAAAGCCAGATTTGTGGACCTCTTACCACAAGCTGCTTGGCACGAACAACGGTTTTCCCCCCAGAAAAAGCTAGGTCTGCCTCCTGTGAAAAACTCACTTGTCCGGAACGAGCTGTGGGGATGCAGTCGCAAAATACGTCGAAAGGACGCGAAGCAAGAgcgggaggaggaagagtgGAGTCTATGGGATTCGCAGCGGCTCAAAGCGCGGAGCAGGTTGGTTTGCGCTATCATCGCAGCTGAAATTTTTTTTGTGCTGAAGTGAGAAAAAGCCGGCTCACACTGGGCGCTCAGCGCATCAAATTGCGTcgacgcaggaagagagcTGCCACAGAAATcggccgctgcatgcgcggggcACAATAGcgtggaaaaaagacaaaggagacggcTGTACGGCGGCGAACTGGGACTATCTGCAGGTTAGCTCTTATCGAAACGTCTTTGTCATCGACTCCCCTTTTTCACCAAATCCGCTGCACTCCGTGTAATTCAAGGACCACCATAACCGACGATGCGCCAGccgcatgtatatacactcgCCCcaaaacatatatacaaaaTGTATACAGCGGTTTACCTACAAAAACTTGGATTGTTTGTTGCTAAAATGCCGAGGACCGCTTGCTTggctgaagaggagagcgcCTAGCGCTCCGCGTGAGCTGTGTGCATTGATAAGGCGTGAACTTATGAACGAGGTCAAAAGAGGAAACATTGACAAAGCTGAGCGGCTCTTCGAGATGCCGGCGAGTACGGACGCTCCAGGGGGATGCTCGTCCCCTTCACAAACAGACCTAGGGAAGTCGGCGGCTTCCTTGCCTGGAGGGGGCACGTCTTGGTGGATGGGTAGGCAGCCAAAGGCAGAATGTGTACACGTTTGGACCGATACGGCTGTGGCCAACAGCCTTACCTTGCAATACTTAAATAGCCAGAAACGTATTTGTATGCaggtatatgcatataaGTGCATCTGTTACGAACAGCATCTACAAGGCGCACGAGACAATATATCATTCCTCCTCTGTTGTACAGATTTCCAGTATTTGTGCTCGGGCCTGGGGTGGAGCCACAGCGGAAGTGCCTAGTTAAATTCCGTATTGTCAGGGTATCTGCTGCGTGCGCGTCCATCTTAGAGATGAAAAAGTGCCGTCGCAGACAAGGGTTGCAATTCGGTCTTCGATGCCCACGAAGGCATGCGACGGAACGCTGACTGTATTTCACTAGTCAGAGATAAACTTTCCTCCCACGCAGAACTGAACCTTAACTTAGCAAGGCCGCTCTTTCGCTCACGTGGCAgtgcgcgcgtttcttctctctgcagtttGTTCTgcaagaggcgcagaaaccgAGAAGTCGGAGCGACGCGTTGCCAGATCGAGTCACTCGCGAGAAAAATTGGTACATGCTaaaaagaagcgacagctAACAAGATCTGGTTATCCGAGTTGCTTTGGAACGACAAAGTCGGGTCATTTCATCAGTCCCGTATCTGAGGTTCTCGTAGCTCTTGAAGCTTGTGCAGCGATGCTTCTGTCCAAACACTAAATTTGTGGTCTTTTGCAATCTGCATAGTCTATCGTATATCTGATTATCTCCCCTCCCGACCGAGGGTATTTGCGCCCAGGATGACATCATTTTTTTATTGTCTTTGCTTTAGTGCCGCCCTTTTTCTTTGTGGTCTGAAAAGGTAAGAGAACACGATAGAGTACGAGCAGCAGACAGGACACGCAAGGCAAAAATACGCGAAAGAGATTTCGACAAAGACTGCAATTTTCAAATCAGTTGGAGAGTTGGAATATTTTCGTAAGACGCAGCGTGTTGTAAAAGGGATTCTAATGTGGCATTCACAATTTGTGAGGCAGGAGTTGACAAGCGACGACGTAGAATACCTTCttcattttcttctcttcttccaacCTCTTCATTTCTATGAGCAATGTCTCCAGTTTATTCAGGTTTCTGCTTCTGCAAGGAAACGACATGATGCCGAGGGAATGCAGACGCCGATGAAAGATCGTGACCgattacatatatatatatatatatatacttaaTTGCATATTGGCGTGTAGAAGAACGAACCTACATGCTTTCGTGCGTGACTAATGTCAAAGTATACATGTCTActtaatatatatatatatatatatatatatatgagaaCGGCGCTCAACCGTAAATTACTCACAACAAACCGCACACAAATCGCCTTTTGCGAGCCCAAAGAGCTCCAGGTTTTCTGTATATACGAACTTATTCCGAAGATGGATGTTCAGGTTTTCTGCCAGAGGACTTGCACTGACCGAAAACAAGGGGAGAATATCGAACGACTCATTGTGTCCAATGAGCTACACAAGCTCCTGCTTCGCTCCCCGTTTTCGCGGCTTCACACTGTTCCACATGTGAAGTATCTCCGGATCgcggaaaaaacaaacggTTTGGCTGTACGCAATTCTGCTACTATGGTGAACAAAGCTCGCCCACAAGAACGCATTTCACCTGCCCTGCCTCCGCTTGTTAGACGAACAACATTGCCTATCCATGCCTATGGGAGATCCAGTGTGCCACTCAGAACGGACATAccgcaaacacacacaccgtCCGCAGCGCGCAATGATCCCGCAGGCGCATGAGGGTTAACTCACTCAGCGATGAAGATGAGACTTGAGGAGACGCCAGATTCTTTCGCAGCAGCAATTTCTTCCTGCACCACAGAGCCGCAAATGATGGCAGCCAGCTATCCGAGAGACCGCCGTGGACGAGAACAAAAGTGTTCTGACTCACGCGGCGAACAGGGCACACAAGGGCAAGGCTAGGCTGTGCCCAACAACTCGGCTTTACAGCCCAACCCAACCGATGGACATCCATCCTGAAAGACCGTATGGTGGCCTCGTGCCGATCGACCACAAAACTAGGGTGCACACATCATTTCTGGGAGGCTCATGGAATGCTCGGTGGATGAATATCTCCTATTTTTTCGTGACCTGGCGCCTAAATGCCAGTGCGCTGTGCCAAGTTGACCCAGAAATACAGAAGTTCCGGCCAGACATGCTCTGGATTTTGAGATTAGGGCGACTGCAAGTTCGCGGCTCCACAGTCCACGTGGTCGGTTGTGCAGCGTACGCGAAACTGCAAAACAACTTGCTCGAACGACGCAGCGTCCTTCGCCCAATCCGGAAGTTGGGCCTTTGCTTCGCTTTTTAAGTCAAAAAGAGCTGGGACGGCACAGACGCTTTCAACGGCTTCCATCCGGCTCTGCAGTTTCCTGCGGTGGAACATACCCCCACGCAGACAGTAAGAAAGGCGCTGCGGCTGCCTTCTAATCAATCAGTGTTGGCTTCACGGAAACCTCCCGCACTGGGTAAACGTAGAATGCAGGTAGAAGAGCGCCACGATTCGGTGCAACGAGACGGGGGGTTTGTTCCGCCGAAACACATTTGCAACGATAACAGCATAGCACGGACAGATATATGTCCGCACATGAGCCGTGACATACAATATGGACACGTTCATTTGCGTGTGGTGAACTTTTCAGATGTATGCGTAACTATATAAACACAGACGTAAACCTGCAGATGCAGGGGCACAAATGGACAGCAGCTTTGCCAGCCTTGCGCTCGAAATAGTTTTGAGTGCATTTGGAGACCGCTACTGCCACCGTCATTTTCGTTTCCGATGTCGGTCTTGCGGCCCGGATTAATGCACCCTTCTGCCATTTTTTAACATGCCTCAAACTGAAGTGAAGAAGTTGATCTTTGCAGATAGTTCTTACAAATAATCGACTGCACGTTGCTTTGATTCCACTGCACGAGCCAAAAGCGCAGTGTTTGCCCCACATTCTTCTGCTGCTTGAATTGCATTCCCGAGTGCGCTGCAAATTAAAACAAGTACGGCGGGTTTCGCACATACAGCCTCATAGCGGGTACGGAGTACTTTCCagctgtttctcctttcctccacATGTTATTTTAGATCCCTCAAGACCTCTGCATCctctggagacagaaaaatcCAAAAGCTTTAAGTTTGTATACGAGTCTGAGAAGTATGCATGGTCAGGCAGCCGGGAAAGATCGAAGGTGCCTGTTCCGCTCCGTTTTTTGGCACGTCAGTTGCAAGTGATCCTTGACGTTTGAGAATGAGGATcagaagggagacggcaTGACAGTGGGATGTTGGAGGAGTCTAGGTTGCGCACCTCACTTGGTTGTATGTCGTGCAGGTAAGGAAAAAAGATAACTTTACTACAGAACTTCGTTCCAAAGTAATTTCACCCCCTCATCTCATTTGAGTGCGTGCGAGCGTAAATCTCCAGGGAGGCATGCGTCGTGACGCGTGCTCGGAAGGGGACGAACGAAAACGATAGGCTTGGCAAACCATTGTATAAGATCGGGAACAAGAAGAAATGAGGCTTTGCTATCTGTCTATATTACATGTCAACGTGAAGTAATAAACAACACAATGGGCATTGCCAACTCACTTGATGAACGGGAGATTTGGAGTGAAGTTGTCGTATGACGGTTTGCGCACCAGACGGGTTATCTCCAATTCGGTTTCCACTTTCTTGAGCTTGATTCGAGCGGCAGTCAGGACTTTCTCATCGCATTCCTTGTCGGTGGCAACTTGTAACGCCGTGCTGAGGCGGTGGATAACTTCGAAGAAATCGTCATCTCCGGAAGGATCCTGGGAGCAAACGAACCGGCTTCCCGGTGTATAAATCACCTGATGGAACGTGTGCCTTTGGCTCGAAAGAATACTTCGAGGAACATTTCACTACGCTCACAGTCCGCGGAGAGTGTGTATCGGATTTTATCAACGCCTTCTTAAGGAATCCCGGACATCGCCAGCGCAATCTGAAAGACTCTGCAACTCCTCCTCGAGACATAGGATACCACGAATCTGTTGTTCGTTGTAAGTTTAAAAATACAGAcgactgcatgcatagaTACTAATTCTGTGACCAGATCACAAGGTGGAGAGATGCGAAAGAAATCGGTTTTGGTCTTAAGGAAGGCGTTGACGGAAAAAACATGGCTTGTTCAAATCTTCGGTGAACAGGCAAAGCGTGGTATTTTTCAGCGGCATCGCTCCAGCCCCATACAACATAGGAGGGTTTTCGCGGACGGGGGTCAAGCCAGGACTGTTTGGGAGGGGCATGGACTGAATCAACACCGACACTATTAACTTGAATGATTTAGTTGTTGCGGAAGATGCAGTTGGGGGTCGGAACTCTTTTCAGACTTTCGTGAGAAAGAAGGTAAGAACCTACAGGGAAATCCATCGCTTGTCGAAGGGCAATCTCTCCTTCCATCTTTGACTTGTGCTGGAGGATCCTTCGATGTAGTTTTGGGCAGACTGGATGGTCTGCTGTGAACAGCAACACCTGAAAAAAGGATCATAAGGAATGGAATCCGTGTTCAAATGTTCGTTTACCGGCCAATATGCTATATATAATCTCCTTCATGAACCGTGTTTAGGGTTTGTACGCagctttcgtctttcctaACGTGATACACGGTCGACAGATGACGGCCTCACAGTGTTAATCTCATCAAGCGACTCGCTGCCTAGAGCACGGCAGATACGAGCTTCTGCTTCTTGATTCAGGCGGACGGCTTCTTGGCACCTGCAcgaaaaaaccgaaaacACGGACCGACAACCTTGTCTGTTCATCATCACACGAcgtggaagaggagggaTATCTGAGAAACCTTTCTAAAGGCCAACATCACCTTGAAAGGACGCTGAACAGATGTGAGATTGGCTTCGGTTTCTACCGTACTCGGGAAATGAATTTTCATTTTATCTGCAGTCCTGAGTACAGACGGATTCGTTATTTCCATAAAGCTATCGTCTGCCGGTCACTGGGCCGTAGTGCAGTAGCAGAAAAGCCGGCGGAAGGAGCTCACCATGTTAcgggtttctctttttcttcatcGTCAGCCGAATCAAACATCCAAAGCATTTTCACTGCTTTCTGAGAGAATCATGCAATTGCAGTAGAGCACCTTGATTTTGATTCAGCATCAAAACTCATGATCTCGCATACGAGCCTCGGTAACCACTATTTGTGTTTCCCCCTAAGGAGACATCTAGGCACAAGCTTGAGCAGATCAGCATTTCTGATGCCCACTCCAAGCAGAACCCTGGAGTCTAAGCAGTCAGTAAATCCTCAGAGGAGGGGTTCTTGGACTGAATAAACAAGCTTGTTGATCGGCATGGAAAGAACGCCCTGGTGAAGCTGAGTAGTGTGTTTCTGCGTTACCCGCCTGTGTACACAAGAATGCCGTTATGCGCTTTAAAAAATACCACAAATGCAGAGGTAAAATATCAAGAAGCACCCGAAAAAGATCACGCAGTACGCGAAGGGACGTTTTCCTGTCCATCCCCGCGCTTacgtgtctcctgtctgtgATGTTTTTTTTTTCCATGACCAA is drawn from Neospora caninum Liverpool complete genome, chromosome X and contains these coding sequences:
- a CDS encoding H/ACA ribonucleoprotein complex subunit 2-like protein, related; translation: MSAENDGDVSSKAYPLASLEVTNQILDIVQQACSYKQLRKGANEATKTLNRGTAEIVILAADAEPLEILLHLPLLCEDKNVPYVFVRSKVALGRACGVSRPVISCSITNKEGSALNPQIAELKNIIEMMLI
- a CDS encoding putative lysine decarboxylase domain-containing protein → MEAKRSHGTQTEAAQKKRKGESSMVNGTEGSNGGNSPISVAAEDKGAVRHAIKSYNNQDWLHSRSAREVRILCEYVEVEDRLRMQKVLGTFLLFGSARSRSPEQWKKQMENAQERLKDPSTAAQAEADIQKLKRIEWMCAYWEKIKNLSGMLMKWIQTEEARQAVARLLREIPAPVGGSGHQYTAGDVASVTDLSEPCPVAICTGGGPGMMEAGNCGAASVAGGRSMGMGISLPFEAGLNPFVDDGLAFEFHYFFTRKFWMVYTALGVIVAPGGVGTLDELMEVLTLKQSGKMKRDIPIVLFGKKFWKDVVCFEKLVEYGVVAEKDRDQLFYTDDETEAFEYLKQFLLTDKLVLGDHYVHKSLRHAAAGSRATTSQGASPAAATQRRGADYTEAI